The following proteins are co-located in the Candidatus Deferrimicrobiaceae bacterium genome:
- the ftsY gene encoding signal recognition particle-docking protein FtsY, with amino-acid sequence MSNGSFFSRLKAGLSRTRELLSMNVGAIARGIGPIDEKVLSELEEALILSDAGASIAAEYTEALRAQWRKGLLPDVRALREALRKMVEDTLAPCAVPIRIEKPGPYVILVVGVNGAGKTTTIGKVAAFFKGEGHSVLVAAGDTFRAAAIEQLKIWADRAKVDFVQHKEGADSSAVAFDAVRAGRARGIDVVIIDTAGRLHTKSNLMDEMKKVVRVIGKEISGAPQEVLLVLDATSGQNAIAQAKIFGEATGVTGIALTKLDGTAKGGVVLAVTREIGIPIRFIGVGEAIEDLRPFDAGKFAEALCQPGD; translated from the coding sequence ATGAGTAACGGCTCGTTCTTCTCACGCCTGAAGGCGGGGCTCTCCCGGACACGAGAGCTGCTTTCGATGAACGTCGGGGCGATCGCGCGGGGCATCGGCCCGATCGACGAAAAAGTCCTTTCCGAGCTCGAGGAGGCGCTGATCCTGTCCGATGCGGGGGCGTCTATCGCCGCCGAATACACCGAGGCGCTGCGGGCCCAATGGCGAAAGGGGTTGTTGCCTGACGTCCGGGCGCTTCGGGAAGCCCTCCGCAAGATGGTCGAGGATACGCTGGCGCCTTGTGCCGTCCCGATCCGGATAGAAAAGCCGGGTCCGTACGTTATCCTGGTTGTCGGCGTCAACGGCGCGGGGAAGACCACCACCATCGGAAAAGTGGCGGCCTTTTTCAAGGGGGAGGGGCATTCGGTTCTGGTGGCCGCCGGCGACACTTTCCGGGCTGCGGCCATCGAGCAGCTCAAGATCTGGGCCGATCGTGCGAAAGTCGATTTCGTCCAGCACAAGGAAGGGGCCGATTCTTCCGCCGTCGCATTCGACGCCGTGCGTGCCGGGCGTGCCCGGGGCATCGATGTCGTCATTATCGATACCGCCGGTCGGCTGCATACGAAGTCGAACCTTATGGACGAGATGAAGAAGGTCGTTCGGGTGATCGGCAAGGAAATCTCCGGCGCGCCGCAAGAAGTGCTTCTCGTTCTCGATGCGACGAGCGGGCAGAACGCGATCGCCCAGGCGAAGATCTTCGGCGAAGCAACCGGCGTGACCGGCATCGCCTTGACCAAGCTCGACGGAACCGCCAAGGGCGGCGTCGTACTGGCCGTGACCCGCGAGATCGGCATCCCGATCCGGTTCATCGGCGTCGGCGAAGCGATCGAGGATCTGCGTCCCTTCGATGCAGGAAAGTTTGCCGAAGCGCTCTGCCAACCCGGAGACTGA
- the smc gene encoding chromosome segregation protein SMC gives MKLRKLEVLGFKSFYEKTAFTFSDGITAIVGPNGCGKSNIVDAIRWVLGEHAASHLRSKVLQDVIFKGSEAAGPLGMAEVTLTFANDDGLAPPGYESYSEIEVTRRTFRDGDSEFFINKVPCRLKDITELFLDTGSGARGYAIIEQGKITSIVEGRPEEKRMIIEEAAGVAKFRIRKREAERKMESTRQNLSRVRDVTDEVRRQLGSLERQVKKAEKFKVLKDELRVLDAEIASRRRHGFVVDLDRISNELAKAEQSLDMMRSGLASHETERETERIRQSEAETVMRTLQESYAGLKEDIARKEAEWTGKGREAALLKQQIADTAEEIRILESEIAEMQVRLSEAEADARRLGAGLLECRERRDELSGAAEDARSAYQSTSGQYERSRSDLVVRISNFSSAQSGAESLGDRIAQNDDALRRIEDRAREAALISEAATQDHLAATEAASRSREALEVAEDSWEDAGRRLSEEISVLEGVVVSRREADRRLQASSSRLEALEELHGRRDWASSGVRAVLGHFSSSTDSGATEGGIQGVIGELIDTEPVYEKAVEAFLGGRMQSIVVDGHEAALSALDYLKSSAEGRSAFVPVGLRTRNSGKFEGAGDGIVAAMSDVVRAPEHCSGLVRALVGDTLIVRDLDRALSLWKQSGGWHSFVTLDGDVVEADGTVVGGSTGSVETGVLARKREIRDLETEIAALSADVTRLAADEEASRKRRADLEILQEECFRNRESRKAEVSAAEQKLAVLAEALKAAVGKAESLGQESAYLQGELSRMREDLEQLYQAARESEQAKGEEESRVAELAKELEMRRMTMDETQVAFHSADKEWAALEQQERAIRGILSTLRDSLASKQTTIADRRRRESTHADRVALLISEAESDRMTIDNAMVELDERQNAIERHQTVLAEITGRVELLEQSNRETRRREADCQSAITDLRIAAQKIESDLSTLDELFYQRYEVHPADLPPPATATDPEAEETIFGEKEGRAADLRARMAAIGDVNLGSLEEHKELSERYTFLQSQKEDLEKSLDDLAKAIQRINRTTRERFLETFEKINETLKTVFPKLFLGNGRAFLKLLDEENLLESGVELVAQLPGKTLLPLGSLSGGEKSLAGAALIFAIFLVKPSPFCLLDEADAALDPANVDRFNALIREMSASYQFLMITHDKRTMELADFLYGITMEKPGISKVVSVKFES, from the coding sequence ATGAAACTACGAAAATTAGAAGTTCTCGGGTTCAAGTCTTTCTACGAAAAGACCGCTTTCACGTTTTCCGACGGCATCACGGCCATCGTCGGGCCCAACGGGTGCGGCAAATCGAACATCGTCGACGCCATCCGGTGGGTCCTTGGCGAGCACGCCGCCTCGCACCTGCGCAGCAAGGTCCTCCAGGACGTCATCTTCAAGGGCTCGGAAGCAGCGGGCCCCCTGGGCATGGCCGAGGTGACGCTGACCTTCGCCAACGACGACGGTCTCGCGCCCCCCGGGTACGAGTCCTATTCCGAGATCGAGGTCACCCGCCGGACCTTCCGTGATGGTGACAGCGAATTTTTCATCAACAAGGTCCCATGCCGCCTCAAGGACATCACCGAACTGTTCCTCGATACGGGTTCGGGAGCGCGCGGCTATGCGATCATCGAGCAAGGGAAGATCACCTCCATCGTCGAGGGCCGGCCCGAAGAGAAGCGGATGATCATCGAAGAGGCGGCCGGCGTCGCCAAATTCCGGATTCGCAAGCGGGAAGCCGAGCGGAAGATGGAAAGCACGCGCCAGAATCTTTCCCGGGTTCGCGACGTGACCGACGAAGTGCGCCGACAATTGGGAAGCCTCGAACGGCAGGTCAAGAAGGCCGAAAAGTTCAAGGTTCTCAAGGACGAGTTGCGCGTACTCGACGCCGAGATAGCCTCACGCCGCCGACATGGCTTTGTGGTCGATCTCGATCGAATCTCGAACGAACTCGCCAAGGCCGAGCAGTCGCTCGACATGATGCGATCCGGCTTGGCCTCGCATGAGACCGAGCGCGAAACCGAGCGGATTCGCCAATCCGAAGCCGAAACCGTCATGCGGACCCTCCAGGAATCTTATGCCGGGCTCAAGGAAGACATCGCCCGGAAGGAAGCAGAGTGGACGGGAAAAGGCCGGGAAGCGGCACTTCTGAAGCAGCAGATCGCCGATACAGCCGAAGAGATCCGTATCCTCGAGTCCGAAATCGCCGAGATGCAGGTCAGGCTTTCCGAAGCCGAAGCCGATGCCCGGCGACTGGGCGCCGGATTGCTCGAATGCCGCGAGCGTCGCGACGAGCTTTCGGGGGCGGCCGAGGATGCCCGGTCCGCCTACCAATCGACTAGCGGGCAATACGAACGTTCCCGATCCGATCTCGTGGTCCGGATCTCCAACTTCTCCAGCGCCCAATCCGGGGCCGAATCGCTCGGTGATCGAATCGCGCAAAATGACGACGCCCTTCGACGGATCGAGGACCGTGCCCGGGAAGCGGCACTCATCTCCGAGGCTGCCACACAGGATCACCTGGCGGCAACCGAGGCCGCTTCGCGTTCCCGCGAGGCGCTCGAGGTGGCCGAGGACTCATGGGAGGATGCCGGAAGGCGCCTGTCCGAAGAGATCTCTGTGCTTGAAGGCGTTGTGGTTTCCAGGCGCGAGGCCGATCGCCGCCTGCAGGCCTCTTCTTCGCGGCTGGAGGCGCTGGAAGAGCTGCATGGGCGTCGCGACTGGGCATCATCCGGAGTGCGCGCCGTGCTGGGCCATTTCTCGTCGTCGACCGATTCCGGGGCGACGGAAGGCGGCATCCAGGGCGTCATCGGAGAGCTGATCGACACGGAGCCCGTCTATGAAAAAGCCGTCGAGGCATTCCTTGGCGGCCGGATGCAATCCATCGTGGTCGACGGACACGAGGCGGCGCTTTCGGCTCTCGACTACCTGAAATCTTCCGCCGAAGGGCGCAGCGCTTTCGTTCCTGTCGGGCTTCGAACACGGAATTCAGGCAAATTCGAAGGGGCAGGCGACGGAATCGTCGCCGCCATGTCCGATGTCGTACGGGCGCCCGAGCATTGCAGCGGACTTGTTCGCGCGCTGGTAGGCGACACCCTGATCGTTCGTGACCTCGATCGCGCCTTGTCCCTCTGGAAGCAGTCCGGAGGATGGCACTCGTTCGTTACGCTCGACGGCGACGTGGTCGAAGCCGACGGCACGGTTGTGGGGGGCTCGACCGGATCGGTCGAAACGGGGGTTCTGGCACGGAAGCGCGAGATCCGCGACCTCGAGACGGAGATTGCTGCGCTTTCGGCCGATGTCACCCGATTGGCTGCCGACGAGGAAGCTTCCAGGAAGCGTCGCGCCGATCTCGAGATACTCCAGGAGGAATGCTTTCGCAACCGTGAATCCCGAAAGGCCGAAGTCTCAGCGGCCGAGCAGAAGCTGGCGGTCCTGGCCGAAGCGCTAAAGGCCGCGGTCGGAAAGGCCGAATCTCTCGGGCAGGAATCGGCTTACCTGCAAGGCGAACTGTCGCGCATGCGCGAGGATCTTGAGCAGCTTTACCAGGCGGCCCGCGAGTCGGAACAGGCCAAGGGAGAAGAGGAATCACGTGTCGCGGAGCTTGCGAAAGAGCTCGAGATGCGCCGGATGACGATGGACGAGACGCAGGTCGCCTTCCATTCGGCCGATAAGGAATGGGCCGCTCTCGAGCAGCAGGAGCGCGCTATCCGCGGCATTCTTTCGACACTCCGTGATTCCCTGGCTTCGAAGCAGACAACCATTGCCGATCGTCGACGTCGCGAATCCACGCATGCCGATCGGGTTGCCCTTCTCATTTCCGAGGCCGAATCCGATCGGATGACGATCGATAACGCAATGGTCGAACTTGATGAACGCCAAAACGCGATCGAACGGCACCAGACTGTGCTGGCCGAAATCACCGGCCGCGTCGAACTGCTCGAGCAGTCAAACAGGGAAACCCGCAGGCGTGAGGCCGATTGTCAGTCCGCGATCACCGATCTGCGCATCGCGGCGCAAAAAATCGAGAGCGATCTGTCCACGCTAGACGAGCTGTTTTATCAGCGTTACGAAGTCCATCCTGCCGATTTGCCCCCGCCCGCTACCGCAACCGACCCGGAGGCCGAAGAGACGATCTTCGGCGAGAAGGAAGGGCGTGCCGCCGACCTTCGCGCCCGAATGGCGGCGATCGGCGACGTGAACCTCGGCTCTCTCGAAGAGCACAAGGAACTCAGCGAGCGCTACACGTTCCTCCAGTCGCAAAAGGAAGACCTCGAGAAATCGCTCGACGACCTCGCCAAGGCTATCCAGCGGATCAATCGCACGACCCGGGAGCGTTTTCTCGAAACTTTCGAAAAGATCAACGAGACGCTCAAGACCGTCTTCCCCAAACTGTTCCTCGGGAACGGGCGGGCATTCCTCAAGCTGCTCGACGAGGAAAACTTGCTCGAATCCGGAGTCGAGCTTGTCGCGCAGCTTCCGGGCAAGACGCTTCTTCCGCTGGGCTCGCTTTCCGGTGGTGAGAAGAGCCTCGCCGGAGCGGCGCTCATCTTCGCGATCTTCCTCGTGAAGCCTTCGCCTTTCTGCCTGCTCGACGAGGCGGATGCCGCGCTCGATCCGGCCAATGTCGATCGGTTCAACGCGCTGATTCGGGAGATGTCGGCCAGCTACCAGTTCCTCATGATCACCCACGACAAGCGCACGATGGAGCTTGCCGATTTCCTCTACGGGATCACGATGGAGAAGCCCGGCATCTCGAAGGTCGTTTCCGTCAAGTTCGAGTCATGA
- the ppdK gene encoding pyruvate, phosphate dikinase gives MANKRVYFFGGGKAEGNGGMKDLLGGKGAGLAEMTNLDIPVPPGFTIGTEACTLFYKNRGKLPPDLKKEVATHLARLEKQIGKKLGDPKNPLLVSVRSGAKFSMPGMMDTILNLGLNDKSVVGLADKTKNERFAYDAYRRFITMFSNVVLEIPKEAFDEIFDEKKRESAAAFDVDLSADDLKDICKSFKALVKTRLKKEFPQDPEVQLELARDAVFRSWNNDRAKYYRKANSIPDDIGTAVNVQAMVFGNMGNDCATGVGFTRNPSTGVKEFYGEYLVNAQGEDVVAGIRTPKVIGDMKKDLPKVFEQLVRITTRLEKHYKDVQDFEFTVEGNKLYMLQTRNGKRTATAAVKIATDMVNEKLITKEEALMRLEPQQIDQLLHPVIDPAAKVAVIAKGLPASPGAATGAAVFTADRAVELAAEGKAVILVRKETCPDDIHGMDVSRGILTARGGMTSHAAVVARQMGKTCVAGCETIEVDEAGCRFTVNGKIVQEGDFITLNGSTGEVIMGQVPLISPKMTGAFGTLMSWADGIRRLKIRANADTPRDAKVAREFGAEGIGLCRTEHMFFAEDRISIMQEMILARTKDAREAALAKLLPMQREDFKGLYRVMKGYPVTIRLLDPPLHEFLPKREELMLEVNTLKLTHGDRSLINERKRLLERVEELHEFNPMLGLRGCRLGIYYPEITRMQARAIFEAACEVAKEKITVHPEVMIPLVSMAAEMKAQKEIVVQVAEETMKRYKRSFPFTVGTMIELPRAAVTADEIAKEAEFFSFGTNDLTQTTFGFSRDDSGKFIQNYMFRSEMCPQCGNKLEKDLSCATCKIIYDRRPENILENDVFATLDQTGVGALIKMGVEKGRATRPKMKIGICGEHGGDPKSVEFCHREGLDYVSCSPYRVPIARLAAAQAVLHEREAAKAKPPAAKAKAPAAKTKAPAAKAKAKPAKGSKK, from the coding sequence ATGGCGAACAAACGCGTCTATTTCTTCGGCGGCGGCAAGGCCGAAGGAAACGGCGGAATGAAGGACCTACTCGGCGGCAAGGGAGCCGGTCTTGCCGAGATGACCAACCTTGACATTCCCGTTCCGCCCGGATTCACGATCGGCACAGAAGCATGTACCCTTTTCTACAAAAACCGCGGAAAGCTTCCGCCGGACCTGAAGAAGGAAGTCGCCACCCACCTGGCCCGTCTCGAGAAACAGATCGGCAAGAAGCTTGGCGATCCCAAGAATCCGCTTCTCGTCAGCGTCCGTTCGGGAGCCAAGTTCTCCATGCCCGGCATGATGGACACGATCCTCAACCTCGGCCTTAACGACAAGAGCGTGGTCGGGTTGGCCGACAAGACAAAGAACGAACGATTTGCCTACGACGCTTATCGCCGGTTCATCACGATGTTCTCGAACGTCGTGCTCGAGATCCCCAAGGAAGCCTTCGACGAGATTTTCGACGAAAAGAAGCGTGAGAGCGCTGCCGCTTTCGACGTCGACCTGTCTGCGGACGACCTCAAGGATATCTGCAAGTCGTTCAAGGCGCTCGTCAAGACCCGGCTCAAGAAAGAGTTCCCGCAGGATCCCGAGGTTCAGCTCGAGCTTGCCCGCGACGCGGTGTTCCGCTCCTGGAACAACGATCGCGCCAAGTATTATCGCAAGGCCAACAGCATCCCCGACGATATCGGCACCGCCGTCAACGTCCAGGCGATGGTTTTCGGCAACATGGGCAACGACTGCGCAACCGGCGTCGGCTTCACCCGGAACCCTTCCACAGGCGTCAAGGAATTCTACGGGGAATACCTTGTCAATGCCCAGGGCGAGGATGTCGTCGCGGGCATCCGCACGCCCAAGGTCATCGGCGATATGAAAAAGGACCTGCCGAAGGTTTTCGAGCAGCTCGTGAGGATCACCACGCGGCTCGAGAAGCATTACAAGGACGTGCAGGACTTCGAGTTCACCGTCGAGGGCAACAAGCTCTACATGCTCCAGACGCGCAACGGCAAGCGCACCGCCACGGCCGCCGTCAAGATCGCGACCGACATGGTCAATGAAAAGCTGATCACCAAGGAGGAGGCGCTCATGCGCCTCGAGCCGCAGCAGATCGACCAGCTGCTGCACCCGGTCATCGACCCGGCGGCCAAAGTCGCCGTGATCGCCAAGGGGCTTCCCGCGTCTCCCGGCGCCGCCACCGGTGCAGCCGTGTTCACCGCCGATCGGGCCGTCGAACTCGCGGCCGAAGGCAAGGCCGTTATCCTGGTCCGGAAGGAAACCTGCCCCGACGACATCCACGGGATGGACGTCTCGAGGGGGATATTGACCGCCCGCGGCGGGATGACCTCCCACGCGGCCGTCGTTGCGCGACAGATGGGCAAGACCTGCGTCGCCGGCTGCGAGACCATCGAAGTCGACGAAGCCGGGTGCCGGTTCACCGTCAACGGGAAGATCGTCCAGGAAGGCGATTTCATCACGCTCAACGGAAGCACGGGTGAAGTCATCATGGGGCAGGTGCCGTTGATCTCCCCCAAGATGACGGGAGCCTTCGGGACACTCATGTCCTGGGCCGACGGGATCCGCCGACTCAAGATCCGCGCCAATGCCGATACGCCCCGCGATGCCAAGGTCGCCCGCGAATTCGGCGCCGAGGGCATCGGATTGTGCCGGACCGAGCACATGTTCTTCGCCGAGGATCGCATCTCGATCATGCAGGAGATGATCCTCGCCCGCACCAAGGATGCGCGGGAGGCCGCACTGGCCAAGCTCCTGCCCATGCAACGGGAGGATTTCAAGGGGCTTTACCGGGTCATGAAGGGATACCCCGTGACCATCCGCCTGCTCGACCCGCCTCTGCACGAGTTCCTGCCCAAGCGCGAGGAGCTCATGCTGGAGGTCAACACGCTCAAGCTGACCCACGGCGACCGGTCGCTCATCAACGAGCGGAAACGTCTTCTCGAGCGGGTCGAAGAGCTCCACGAATTCAACCCGATGCTCGGCCTTCGCGGCTGCCGGCTCGGCATTTATTATCCCGAGATAACCCGGATGCAGGCGCGAGCGATCTTCGAGGCGGCGTGCGAGGTGGCCAAAGAAAAGATCACGGTCCACCCCGAGGTGATGATTCCGCTGGTCAGCATGGCTGCCGAGATGAAAGCCCAGAAGGAGATCGTCGTTCAGGTCGCCGAAGAGACAATGAAGCGGTACAAGCGATCCTTCCCGTTCACCGTGGGCACGATGATCGAGCTTCCCCGGGCAGCTGTAACCGCCGACGAGATCGCCAAGGAGGCCGAGTTTTTCTCTTTCGGCACCAACGACCTGACGCAGACGACCTTCGGCTTCTCGCGGGACGATTCCGGCAAGTTCATCCAGAACTACATGTTCCGCTCCGAAATGTGCCCCCAGTGCGGGAACAAGCTCGAAAAAGACCTTTCTTGCGCGACCTGCAAGATCATTTATGACCGTCGTCCAGAGAACATCCTCGAGAACGACGTCTTCGCGACGCTCGACCAGACCGGTGTCGGGGCGCTCATCAAGATGGGCGTCGAAAAGGGACGTGCAACACGGCCCAAGATGAAGATCGGCATCTGCGGTGAGCACGGCGGCGATCCCAAGTCCGTCGAGTTCTGCCACCGGGAGGGACTCGATTACGTTTCGTGCTCTCCGTACCGGGTCCCCATCGCGCGTCTTGCTGCCGCCCAAGCCGTTTTGCACGAAAGGGAAGCGGCCAAGGCAAAACCGCCTGCGGCCAAAGCCAAAGCGCCCGCTGCCAAGACAAAGGCGCCTGCGGCCAAAGCCAAGGCCAAGCCTGCCAAGGGCAGCAAAAAGTAA
- the glyS gene encoding glycine--tRNA ligase subunit beta, protein MERDYLLEIGCEEIPAGFVGPALRNGSQLLAEALRKARLSFDKIEIYGTPRRLAFLVRSLKESQDSSEETVLGPPKSVAFDADGKPSKAAAGFARSQGVDIETLRLFPTERGEYLGIVKSEAAHPTVEILPKVVAEFIPSIPFRKSMRWADLDVRFVRPVQWIVSLYGEETIPFGFGNVVAGNASFGHRFLSSGPILLHSPADYVSSLEAASVLVELEDRKRLIREGLLEIEKQVGIRWVVDEPLLETVGNIVEFPVVMMGRFEQKYLSLPREILVTTMRNNQKYFVFEDASGKLFPGFAFVSNTKVIDPDVVVAGNARVLRARLSDAEFYYSDDLKIPLFDRAQALKSVLFQKDMGTYWEKVERMADVAGYVASWACPGKDADCRRAAILSKADLTTGVVKEFPELQGIMGSHYASRSGETVEIALSIQEHYLPKGQADELPSTEIGAVVALSDKIDMICGCFGVGLIPTGTADPYALRRQTLGALAILESRDLRIPLAGLVDRSLEALSGKLKSPASEVRQKVLEFFSGRLFNLWTAKGVPADLAEAVLAAGLTDVVDLKAKLDALVVFRADPAFEPLAEVFKRAINITKNFEGSTPVSPDLFEHEEERVLFSAVESVSSRVREAAAEGRYGDALGQMASLQSVVAAFFEKVLVMAKEDQVKNNRLALLKNMSGLFSSVADFSKVASNKAG, encoded by the coding sequence ATGGAACGCGATTATCTGCTCGAGATCGGTTGTGAAGAAATTCCGGCGGGATTCGTCGGTCCGGCGCTCCGGAACGGGTCCCAGCTGCTGGCGGAAGCCTTGCGGAAGGCTCGTCTTTCCTTCGACAAAATCGAAATCTACGGCACACCGCGTCGACTGGCCTTCCTCGTGCGCAGCCTCAAGGAATCGCAGGATTCCTCCGAGGAAACCGTTCTCGGCCCACCCAAGAGCGTTGCATTCGATGCCGACGGGAAACCAAGCAAGGCCGCAGCCGGATTCGCCCGTTCGCAGGGGGTCGATATCGAAACGCTTCGGCTCTTCCCGACGGAGCGTGGCGAATACCTGGGCATCGTCAAGAGCGAGGCGGCGCATCCAACCGTCGAGATCCTCCCGAAAGTCGTGGCCGAGTTCATCCCGTCGATCCCATTCCGGAAATCGATGCGGTGGGCCGACCTCGATGTCCGTTTCGTTCGCCCGGTCCAGTGGATCGTTTCCCTTTACGGAGAAGAGACGATTCCCTTCGGTTTCGGGAACGTCGTTGCCGGGAACGCCAGCTTTGGCCATCGCTTCCTTTCAAGCGGCCCGATACTTCTCCATTCACCGGCCGATTATGTCTCGTCGCTCGAGGCCGCGTCGGTCCTGGTCGAGCTCGAGGACCGCAAGCGTCTGATCCGGGAGGGATTGCTCGAAATCGAAAAGCAGGTCGGAATCCGGTGGGTCGTTGACGAACCGCTTCTTGAGACCGTCGGCAACATTGTCGAGTTCCCGGTTGTGATGATGGGGCGGTTCGAACAGAAATACCTCTCGCTGCCCCGTGAGATTCTCGTGACCACGATGCGCAACAACCAGAAATATTTCGTTTTCGAAGATGCCTCCGGGAAGCTGTTCCCCGGATTTGCATTCGTATCCAATACCAAGGTCATTGATCCGGATGTCGTCGTGGCCGGCAACGCCCGGGTCCTGCGGGCTCGCCTATCCGACGCCGAGTTCTACTACTCCGACGACCTCAAGATCCCGCTCTTCGATCGGGCGCAGGCGCTCAAGTCGGTCCTCTTCCAGAAAGACATGGGGACCTATTGGGAAAAGGTCGAGCGTATGGCCGACGTCGCCGGTTACGTCGCATCCTGGGCGTGTCCGGGCAAGGATGCCGATTGCCGACGTGCCGCCATCCTTTCGAAAGCCGACCTGACCACCGGCGTGGTGAAGGAGTTTCCCGAGCTCCAGGGGATCATGGGAAGCCATTACGCCTCCCGCTCCGGCGAGACCGTCGAGATTGCGCTCTCCATCCAGGAACATTATCTTCCCAAAGGGCAGGCCGACGAGCTGCCCTCGACCGAGATCGGTGCTGTCGTGGCGCTTTCCGACAAGATTGACATGATCTGCGGCTGTTTCGGGGTCGGTCTTATCCCGACCGGCACAGCCGATCCTTACGCACTTCGGAGGCAGACGCTCGGCGCGCTTGCGATTCTCGAATCGCGGGATCTGCGCATCCCGCTGGCGGGCCTTGTCGACCGGTCGCTCGAAGCCCTCTCTGGAAAGCTCAAGAGTCCCGCTTCCGAAGTCCGTCAGAAAGTTCTCGAGTTCTTCTCGGGCCGTCTCTTCAACCTGTGGACTGCCAAAGGCGTTCCCGCCGACCTGGCCGAGGCGGTCCTGGCCGCCGGACTGACCGACGTCGTCGACTTGAAGGCCAAGCTCGACGCGCTGGTCGTTTTCCGGGCAGACCCGGCATTCGAACCGCTCGCCGAAGTGTTCAAGCGGGCGATAAACATCACAAAGAATTTCGAAGGGTCCACCCCCGTGTCGCCGGATCTGTTCGAGCATGAGGAAGAGCGCGTTCTTTTTTCCGCCGTCGAATCGGTGTCCTCCCGTGTTCGGGAAGCTGCCGCCGAAGGCCGCTACGGTGACGCGCTCGGGCAGATGGCCTCGCTTCAATCGGTCGTGGCTGCCTTTTTCGAGAAAGTGCTCGTGATGGCGAAAGAAGACCAGGTCAAGAACAACCGGTTGGCATTGCTAAAGAATATGTCCGGCCTTTTTTCCTCGGTGGCCGATTTCTCGAAAGTCGCATCGAACAAGGCAGGTTAA
- a CDS encoding glycine--tRNA ligase subunit alpha, with protein MLALQRFWADKGCAIQQPYDIEVGAGTFNPATFLRALGPEPWNAAYVEPSRRPTDGRYGENPNRLQHYYQFQVIMKPCPTNFVDLYIESLRAVGIDPARHDIRFVEDDWESPTLGAWGLGWEVWLDGMEITQFTYFQQCGGIDLKPVSGEITYGLERIAMYLQNVDNVFDLKWVGNLTYGDVHHRDEVEFSRYNFESADVEMLFTLFQMYEHECKRQIEAGLVLPAYDYCLKCSHAFNLLDARGAISVTERTSYIGRVRNLARLCAEHYLKSRESLGFPLVGKFSG; from the coding sequence GTGCTTGCACTGCAACGGTTCTGGGCTGATAAGGGCTGCGCAATCCAACAACCATACGATATCGAGGTCGGTGCGGGAACGTTCAACCCGGCGACTTTTTTGCGGGCCTTGGGGCCGGAACCCTGGAACGCCGCCTACGTCGAGCCTTCGCGTCGTCCGACAGACGGCCGATATGGCGAGAACCCGAACCGGCTCCAGCACTATTATCAGTTCCAGGTCATCATGAAGCCGTGTCCCACGAATTTCGTCGACCTCTATATCGAGTCGCTGAGGGCCGTCGGCATCGACCCGGCTCGCCACGACATCCGGTTCGTCGAGGACGACTGGGAGTCCCCCACGCTTGGCGCCTGGGGGCTCGGCTGGGAAGTCTGGCTCGACGGCATGGAGATCACCCAGTTCACCTATTTCCAGCAATGCGGCGGGATCGATCTGAAGCCGGTTTCCGGCGAGATCACCTACGGGCTCGAGCGCATCGCGATGTATCTGCAAAACGTCGATAACGTCTTCGACCTCAAGTGGGTCGGCAACCTTACCTACGGCGACGTGCACCATCGCGACGAGGTCGAGTTCTCCCGGTACAATTTCGAGTCGGCCGATGTCGAGATGCTGTTCACCCTGTTCCAGATGTACGAGCACGAGTGCAAGCGGCAGATCGAGGCCGGTCTGGTGCTTCCCGCATACGATTACTGCCTCAAATGTTCCCATGCTTTCAACCTGCTCGATGCGCGCGGCGCCATTTCCGTCACCGAGCGAACTTCCTACATCGGGCGGGTCCGGAACCTGGCGCGCCTGTGCGCCGAACATTACCTGAAGTCGCGCGAATCGCTCGGGTTCCCCCTGGTCGGAAAATTCTCCGGCTGA